The nucleotide sequence ACGAAGGTTTTCCCTACCTTGGATTGGAACGTCATCCCTTCACCCTAAATATTGTCATctataataaaaatgttattatgTTATAAAAACCAAATTATCGAATCCAAAGCAGTACAGTATTTAACAGAACAGATTTGTTCATATTTAATATAGAAATCAATTCAAACTGcaacatgtttttatttattgatggGATGACTTTTGGCTTAAAATTAATCCAGACtattaggtttttatattgGGCCTAACTTATCGCCACAAAACTACTATTTTATATTGGGCCTTCCAGACTATAGTGAAGCCAAAAGCATTAGAGAACATGGGGCAGGTTGAGTTGTATAGCAATTATCTCACACCCTACAATAAATTTATAGGGTGTGAGATAAAAAGGGAAGTGAATGAATAAGGTTTAATATGACTGATGATTTGGGTAGACCATCATCTGGCATTTCCAATATCTCAAGTCCAAATTCTAAATAATAACAGTTTGTCCCAACAACAAAACGATATATCATtataaaacatcaaatatttaCCTCCTCTGCTCGTAATGTCCAATAATGATCATTAATATTCTCAATCTTCTCATTGACATGAAAAATCTGCAATAGATAGATCATACGATATGATGAGAATTACTAAAAACATCAGTCATTATCCGTTGTTTAGAACCAATGAAAACAAAAGCACATAACTgatattatagaaaaatatgcATTGAGTTATAGATGTAAGATgtctaaaataaaaagcaacAACTAGGTTGTCAATGTAACACATAAATCTATCATGTTACGACTTTATTTTATGTAGCTTATTCAATAAACCTGCAAGCTTATGGTCATGGAAAAGGAAGTATTTCCCATCATAAGAGATAGAAAACAATGATGATAAGTATTTAAGCACTTGGTGAACCCACCCACAAAAGCTAGCTATAAAGGGGGAAGAAGACCAAGTCACTTAAATACTCCACCAGGCATCCCATCTTACTTGATTTTGAACTAACATACCGATTGCATTAAGAGTATTATTAGTTAAAGCAGCACCTAATGGTCATTTCACAACCGTCCCTGACGGTTATTAATTAAAGCAGCACCTACTGGTCCATGACGGGATTTTAACTATGTCCCTTGAGGCTAAACTCGTCGGGTCCCAATTTGGAAGGAGGACTATAGTAACTGCATTAAGAGCAGGCTAAATTACTGATATTTTCCCAATCTGACACTTGCCACTTTACAACTCTAGGATTGCAAGAGTGCTTCTCCCTATTAGGGGTGTGGCTTCCAGGAACACCACATGAATAGACATTTTGCCTCGTAAAGATACTGAACCATCAACTAGCATACTCTAGGAAATCATGTTTACTGATAATGGctttcaaagtaaaaaattcaaaatctatGTATTATCTTCACCTTATAGATCTTGTGATTAAATACTTCAACCAATCTAAGTTCCGCATCAGGATGTGATAAATCTACCTGTTTCAGAGGGAAAATATATTAGTTAGAAACTCCATTAATGCAGCAGTCACAAGTGTTTAGCAcaataacacaaaaaataaatcttaaaacATTTTCTTGTTAAGCGTAgtggagatgaggatgttgtgttggatgtgtgtggtaagactagatgGGATAGGATTGGAAATCATGTCAATTAGGCGTTTATTTTGATCTCATATATTACAGTCAGCTATGGTCTGATTAAGACAGAAATCTTCtattaaaataccaaaatataatactaggaaaaaaataatcatctaAGTATTTGACTAGGCagacaaaaccaaaaaaacatgTCTAATCATGTGAACAAATCTGTCTGTGCCTATAACTCACGTGGTTTGGTGTATTACCTTTGATTTTAGATCATTAATTACATCTGCCACAGTACTGTGCTTCTGTAATCTAATTATCATCACCTGAACAGGGATAACTTggttagaaatataaatataaaattagtaaAGTAAATAACTCCGAAAAGGAAAAGCAACCACCGACAGTACTAACTTCATCCTTGGCATCATGATGGAAAGCAATCTTCAGCGTTTTTAGGTTTTGCAATTCCGGAAGAGGAATATCCAGTACTTCATAGTATAGAATATCAGAAGCCTAGACATAAAATCgaataaaatagtttaacatAATGAAAGCCAACGAAAAACCCAAACCTGGTTTACGTCCATTCAACACTGCATAGATTCTAAGATGTAACTGCGTCTTTTTAAAAATGCAGCGCAATTAATAACCTGATTGTAGTGAACCAGCATTTCAGACAAATGATCCACTCCTCGGTACTTGATAGGCTGTGGTTTAGGTTGCTGGGAGTAGCAGTTATGAGATGTAAGTCTGATTTTAGAAGGATCATTTAAACCAAGATGTTGGGAGACTCTTTCTACAACATCATCATAAGTGTGAAGCTTTGACCTAGTTCATGACAGATCAAATATGAACTACCAGAGATATGCTACAGTTAACATAAAATGActttaatataacaaaataattgtatGCTCGAGAGAAACTCACAGCTCAAGACTGAACTCATCTTCCTTGGGTTTCTCCAAAAACCTAAAGCGAACAACCTGCACATGAaagcaaattaattaattgaaaaggACTTCAAATATTAGGCTATACAGAACTAGTACCCAAAACGTAAGATTATTTTcagtatatatgatgtttaatcAGTGCAAAGGAATgtagaatcaaatcaaatacaaaGAGCCAGTTAATACAATCTGTAAAGATATGTTATTTGTGTGAACTCTGTGTAAATTGTGTGTCTATAATGTGATCACGCCCTTCTATTTTTAATGGTTTTACAATGAATACGTTGAATGCATTATGAATCACAAGCGAAAAGCAAGATGGCTACAGAAGGACTTTTAGAATCCAAAAGGGTTACGAAGACGGAAATTATTATTTGGACCAAGTAAAACCTCAAGGACTAGTAAAAAAATGTCCAAAAGAATCAAAAGACACATCCAACCGTCTGAATGAGCAGAACATTAGAGAAGTTAGATAAATGTATTAAAAAGGAGCTGCAACTCGATGTGCATGGTGGACTCTGAAATAATTGAGAGTCAGTTTCGTAAAACACTATTCCTGTAATTCTGtcaaaaaacactaaaaattaaacatgattaCATCCTACTCACATATCACTATTCCTGCAGACCTCTCTTTCAATCCTAATCAAAGTTTTTTGTAACAACAACCAAATTGAATTCACCACACACACCACCAAGGTGCTATTCCAGGACAACTCTTGTGTTATTTAAGTTTACCATTCAACTCTCCACAATTTATATAGCAATCTTAGTGACATTGTAATTTTCCCTGCTAAAGATTGCATTACACAAAACTTCCAAAGACTTGGTTTTATATGGACATATGCTAATGATTAAAAGAATTTACAAATCTAGGATGTGTTTCTATTTACCGGATATGTTTAATGTTCTGTTTATTATTTATGCTACTTTGAACATGTCATGTCCACATCTGGTTCTGCATATTCAAATTCCAGGAATTGACGTTCATAAATACAACTCTTGTTCATCTGATACTGGCAGTCCACTTATGATATACATCACAATAAGGAAACCTAAAGAAATTATCATAGGAAATCCCCATTGGAAATAGATTGTATTGCAAACAAATTTCCGCCGAATCATAATATTGAAAAGGGTCTGGGTATGTTATAGTCAAGTTATGGGTATAAAGTTCCTCCTTGAGTAACAAATAAATACTGGGAAAAGATGCCAAGTTTGGTTGATATGATTGCTAAAGATCTATGACAGTGATGGAATAAATTAACGAAACTACTGGAGTTATGAATACTAGGAAAAAGATGTCAAGTTTTGCTGCTGTGATTGCTAAAAGATCTAGGGCAGTTTTCGAATAAATGAATGAGTACTCCTGGAGTGGTAATCTTCATGGTTAAGTTTATAGTAGGCTGTGAGACGAAAGCATCAAAAGACAATCTTTATAATAGGCCATTATTAGTCCTAACTCTCAACTATTCCGACAACTATTATTGTAATTACTTTTACTGTATAAACAATTCAAGACCGAAGTAATCAAGTGTGAAAGTATTACTCCATTACTTTAtaaagtattattattattacagaATCCACACCCCAATACATGAGAGAAAGTTCAGAGAAAAAGAGGATAGAATAGCTGCAAGGCTTTTCCCCTCCAAGATTCCAAAGCTTGGTCTTTCCCTACAAATTTATAATCAATAACCGCCTACCCTCCCTTTTCCAATCACTTGTATATTTATTCTAATTACATAAATATAACTGCCATAATTAAGAAATCGGTCCAACCCTCTTGGGTCTTATATTATATTGCTTACTAATAATTGGTCTAACAGACTGATGACAGTTTAGCACAGCTATAACAAAAAGCTAACCGCATAACTAATTGTCAGATGGGCTTAATTAACTGAAGAAGCACTAACCCATGCTAATTTTGCAGAAGCAATACTCTACAAGACGGATAAACGAGGGGAATTATACATACTCCTTGAAATGAGAGTAAGAAGGATGAGAAGTTTTTATTGGGATTTTAGGATTTAAGTCAACAACTTATAAAGTCTGGGATCAACTTGAGATAGATCGGAGGGTCTAAATTGCTCGAGGAAATCCTCGGTGTTATACAGACCCTAATAGGAGActttttaaaataggaaatatCTTTTAACACTGTCCAAACCAAGAACACTGCAAAACCCCCAGTACAGCATGCCCATTTCATCCACATTCATTATTCGGATACATTGCCAAAGGTAAGAAGATAAAGAATTATCCATCTTCATCTCTTACAAAAACAAGCCACTTTGAAAGTAGCAAGCTGCCTAGACTCTTGGTGCAAATTTGGATCTGTAGGAGGAGGAGCACTGCTAATCACACCAATCTAGAACATTCCTTTCACATGGATGGTGTTTAGCGTGTCAGGAACCTTAATTAtggtataataaaaaataattcccAAAACTGGGCAGAATTGAATGGACAGAGGAAcaaaattgtattgaaaaattgagaaaGGGTAAAGAGAGTAGGAGAGAATATTTCCTCCAAAGGTTTCCCCTCACGATAGAGTCACTACTCTATTCACAAATTTTACAATGATCAATGATAGCTCTCTAACTCCATAATTCCCTTATTCCCTAATAATATAAATACTTCTCTAACTAAACAAATAACTAAGTTTCTAACTAATTCTCCCTATTCTAACTCCTAAAAGATAGAGATCAGAGAAGTGTCCACAAcaattacattaattatttttcattgtaCATGCTTCTTCATAGAGCATGAAGACATAGAAATAGAGGAAACAGCGACTTAAAAGTTAAATAtcagagaaaaagaaattataggCCAATTAAAATAAGTAGTACATACTTGACGGTTTTGCACATATTCAAAGAATGAAGGAACATCTGGATAACAATATTGCTGCTGTCCATCGCCAGCTGGAGGAGACTTCTGAAAGCAAATAATATCACCATCCTCTAGCTGCTCAAAACACAACCATGCAAACAAAAGTTACAATCTTAactgcaaatatatatatatatatatatatatatatatatatatggataaaTCTAATGCCAAATATTGACTGATATATATAAATCTAAAGCCAAATAATGAACACTTAagcaaaaataagaaatataaaaaacatgtaACATTCTCGAAAGCACTGGAAAACCAGTATATAATTTATACCTGATTGTCACGAAAAGTGGACTTCTGGTCAACATGTTCGCACATGATTTTGGGATCAAATTTTATTTCCTGAATATGCACAACGGAATGTAAGCAGTGTCGCGCTATATTGATATTTCAATCATGGAAGATAATTATAAAAGAAATGCAGATTGACTAACCTCAAACAAATCAATTTCTTCATCCGGATCAAATCCAGCCATTTCATTTAGTTTCTTCAATATATCTACTGGCTTTCTGCTACCCACCACGAAAAGCCTCCCAACATACCtgacaaaacaaaagaaaatatattttattaatttaatggaGTTACAATCCTAATCAGTGCTGTCAAATTGTCACCATGGCACTATCATCGTGTTACAACATGGGGATACTGAGCCAGCCACCATACGCTGCAACACCTCAAGTTCATATTTATATGAAAGATGTTTGGTTGGCCGCAGTAATCTGCCAATGAAAATACTAATCCTACTTGCAATTGGTAAAGCACGTACCTAAGCTTCTGACTTGAAGGTTCATAAAGTTTAAAGAATAGCAACAACTCCTCTTTCAGCTTCTCAGGAGGAGGAATAGGACGCAAATCCTAATTCATTGTGCAATGCATAAATAACAAATCCATGTCAGTAGTGACCCAGTTGGAAAGGAGGGAAAAATACTAATAGCAACAACTACACTATTGGAAAGATGCAAtgactaaaaaaaacattacctGCCCCATTTCTATTTCCAAAAATAACTTTAACTCTCCATTATTTGCCTTATTGGAAACTTCCCTCAACTGTCCAacctaaaatgataaaaatcgTATGTCACAAATAGTTATCAAGAAGGTAACCATTAAATAtacacttcaaaaaaaaacttactctCACTCCCTTAttcatttatcaaattatttattaaacccTTTTATCATGTCATTATCAATAAATATTGGAAGAATATGAATTCATTTCAGGAGTTGAGAGGTGGAATAAAAATTATCAGACAACATCAATACATTTATGTTTAAGAAAGGAATAAAAATTATCAGACAACATTAATACATTTATGTTTAAGAAAAGACATCCAGAACACAGGTCACAAACACGTTAAGACATGTTTTAAGATTGGCTTATGAACAATTTATTTTGGGCTTCTTTACTAACAGTTATTTTTTAAGGTGTTTGGGATAGGGGTGGAAACAGGCCTAGGCTTTGCAAGGCCTAAGCTTGGTCTGGTCATAAAATGTCTTGGGCCTATTTTTAAGTCTAGCTTTTTTGAAAGTCTGGTATGGCTTGTTAGCCTACTCAAAAGCCTATTTCATATGAACGTGATTAAATAAGTAATCTGACTTATGTTTAAATAGACTAATGAACTGATAGACCAATGATTTTAAGCTCCccattttgatatttaacaCGACACTTTAGAGAATCATACTATATatgatatcatatttcaattctatTCATAACTATATTTAAATATGAGAAAAACTAGTGTAGGTTGATAAACTTAAATTACTGAAAAGGGTGgcaaatttattattcaatccagaatacaaaatttaatataatagtagtaaaataatattattcatatttacttaaataggccggCCTGTAAGGACTAAAAGGTTTTATTTAACGGCATGTGGCCTGACCTGTTAAGCTAAATAGGCTTCTAACAAAATCATTACCCATCTCTAATAAAGAAAAAACTCTGGCATGGGCCTGAGTAGGCTAGGTTGTAGCCCCCTGTCAGTCGGTCTGGTCTATCCATACCCCTACTTGGGAGCACTTACGGAGCAGCTTATGATATATGCTCAAAATAAGTTGGTTGTATTTAGCTAATCTATACAAGCTCTCCAGGATCAGCTTATTAAAACAGTTTATTACTTATATAAAAGTAGTCCGACCATATTTTCCCTTTGACTATAGAAGTAACTTATACACATCAGCCCTTGTGTGATAAGCGTTTTTCCTATAAAGATTCCATGGTTAATTGATCATACATTGTGGTATCAGAAACTATATTGGTATATGTTAGGTGTCTATTAGCTGGGGTTTATAAGTAACAAACCTGCAATTAGTGAAGTATATAGAGGAGGAATAAGAATGAGCTAATGGTACAATGGCTAAATACATTGTTAAATAGAGTAATCAACAAAAAATCTTCAATGAAAATATTGAAAGTAGGACTTATTAGGAGAGTAAGGAAAAGTTTGAAGGTTATAAATAGTAAGGGAAATGAGAATGAAATTATCTCTGTATTTATGATAGAATTGGGACCTTAGAATACAGACCTCCAGACCATCGAAGATCTGGATCAGCAATACAATAGTCAGGGGAAGTTTCCttatttttctcaataaatCCCAAGTTCTCATTAGTATAGaagttcaaaaaatataagaaaatatcacaATAAAACTAAAAGCATACTAAGCGTCTCACACTGATACAAACATCAAGACCCAGTTACTATTTTAAAGTGTCTGGGCTTCATTGGATGTCTGATACTAAATCTCAATAAACTATCAGTTCCCTTCTACCAAAAAGATAAACTACCAGGTCCCTACAATTTTACAATACGGTCAACATGAACATGACActgtattttagtaaataaaaataatttatctacatttcgTTGATAATAGACTTGTGGTTGCGGATCAATTTTTGGTTAGCAAGTACCAAAAAAATCAGTCTTCAAAATCACACACTACCATGGTTAAAAGTGAGGTTATCAGAACGAAGACCAAACTCATAGAGACTTTACAGCCACCCTGCTATTTATGAAATAATGAAACACATAACATTGGAAGTTCATTGATCTACTTACTGCCTGTGCTTCCTCCTGAGCTGTCACTGGTCTACTTGGCCGAAATGTATGGTTTTGGCGCTTTGCCCACATCCAAAAACGTTGGTACTCAACTGGTATGCCAAACTCTTTCGCAACTTCTTCCTGATCAAAGCTTCATTATCAGAAAGATATgcaataaattcaaataataattagttTTATAGGGCATCTAAATCCAAATAGATCAACAATACCAAAGGATGACGAAGTAAACAATGAATGTGACACTATGATGTCTAGTGTTTATTCGGGAAAGAAGGGTACAACATTGAAACAATAGAAGCTTGTAACTACTTAAGATAATCACATGAACTGACTAGCCCCATGTTTGGACAAACTTCAATCAGaaatctaattaattaaaaataatgttccTAAATCCTATTATGATTTGCAAAGTTGAAAACAACACAGAAAATCAAAGAGATGGAGCAGAATCCAAAACAAAGAATAATTTAACATGATTCACCAAATGCAGGCTACATCCAATAGGCAACTGACAGCAAAAATTTCAGTGTGTGAATACAGATGCAGCAACAGAGATTTACATAGGAATTACAAAGTTTTCTCACTCATTCCTTTTCAGAAGGATCTCTCAATTTCATAGAACTTATATCTCTTGATCACACAGAAGACCCAGAACGATTTTTTTCCACTCTTTCAGTTCTAGTTAAACAGATGACAAAATGATACAATCATCAGACATATGGCAACAATCGCAAGGAGACATTCACTCCATTGGCAAATATGAACAACTACTCGTGGAAAAATGGTCTAGAGTTTGAGATCAAAGCAAAATTAAGGATTGATTAGACACTAAttacataataaaatcataGGTCATACCTTGAAAATGGTAAATGGCATCTGTTTTTGAATGCGAAAACTTCGCACTTTATCATGATCCACAAGATCAAAGAAAATATCCTTTCCGATTTGCTCGTGCAGATCATCATCACGGGCAATCTGGGGCCAAcagatgaataaaataaaattgaatgtcACCTTACGAACTCTTCTTATCAATATCATACAAAGCAcccaaaagagaaaaaaaatgatgacaaCTGGAAAGGGAGAGCTAGAGTTGTGACCTTTACAATGGTGTACAAATGAGCCTCAgccttttccttcttcttcttctctttttcctCTTGTTCTTTCTTTAACCTTATCTAAAATGTATTGTTGAAAAGGAAGTATGTTAAGTTGAAAATACAAGATAAAAATCATATGAAATCAGTGAATCAGACAGCTTACTTGAAGGTGCCTGGCAATGTCCTTCTCATCCACATTACAAATTATCTTATCCTTGTCACTTTCACGAACATAGACAAGCATGTAAGCATTTGAGTACTTTGTAAATTTAAAAGGAGAGTTGTTGAACCCAGGATTTGTAAGAGGTAACTGTCAATAACAAAAAGATAAAGCAAATAAAAACAAGCATTAATATGTCAAAAACAAACCAGaaatcaacaacacaacaaataccaaaaacaaaacaacaatagagagaagtCAAACAAATGCAAACAGAATATTACCTCTTCTTCACCACCATACTGCTCTTCTAAAGCCCTGTTTGTATCTTCTTTTGTTACCCGTTCATCATCGAATTTAAACCTGAAAACACGCAAgttacattttcttttcaaaattaaagtCATGAACAAAAAACATGGATATAATATACTAGATTCAACAACGCCACAGCAGCTTATATCAGTATCTCAAATTGTCAATTCATGCTACATATGCGGCACAATGTACAGAAAccataaacaaaaatgatgaaactTTTACCAAATAATCCAGATACAAGGACAGTTTTTCACAATATTATTTCAATTAACGATAAAAAAGGATATGGAACTTTGTGGTTTAAGTCAATCCAGTCAAAGTAAAACCAATCATTTAAAAATGGCTACCATATTCAAAATGTGACTGAATTTACAATTGTGTCTTACACACCCAGTTTTGGCAAGAGATTTAACAAAACTGAAACAAAAGATTAtcaaagcaaaaagaaaaactaattaaCAATTCCCTTTGATCCTgcaatatcaacaaaaaataaaaaagcatatCCCAAAACTGAGCACATTAACAGCAATATTGCTCTTCTACAATATCAACAAAAAACATATCCCAAAACTGAACACATTGACAGCAATATTGCTCTTGGTAATCTATAAAAGCTATCAGTATTAAAAACATCCGTAGACTGGATCATACCACTGATTTGAAAGAGTCGGGCGTATATAAGCATAGTAGTGTCCACCATGAACTCCACCGCTGTGAACCAAAACACTGCAAACAAACAATGAGCAGTTATTGGTCACTGCAATATATTGtaagttttttaaataatcattcaatatatacatataatataataagtgGATTCAGTTTTGGTCATCAATAGATAGTCCAATTATAAAGTTATAAAGTTATCCGATACAAATTGGCTACCTAGAAGCGAAGTCAATATTTTATCAGTCGGATGCTTAACAACCTACCACACCCAAGTATTCTTTGTTGCATCACTACGAAGATATTTCATGACTAGTCACACAAAACTAATATATGCAATCCTAATATATTTTCCGGACTACCTTTCTGTAACTCCTTCATGAGCACATTGTGTTTAGCTATTCCTTATAGCCTTAggctaatatatataatatgataataaCATGAGCTTGAATATATAATATGGTAATAGTATGAGCTTGATTGTCTTTGAATATATAATTTGGTAACAATATGAGCTTGATTGTCTTCAAAGTATCCTGGCTTAGCAAAAATTCAGCACGTAGACATAATGAAGCTTCTTGCCAAAACACTAAGCTGCACTTCCTAATGGGTTGTAGTACCGTAGAATCCATGATAGTCAGTCCAATTAAGAACCGACTATTCTAAAACTTAAAGTTCTTGGTTGAAGATGCACGAAGGGTTTAATTGCATCTCTTAACACACACCCTCACCCCGAACCATTTAGGCTTAAAGCACAATGTTCTCTAATCAATTTTCACTATGTGCTGAAATACAAGGTTAGTTTAGAGGGGGCAGTAACTACTGAAATCCTAATAAATATGTCATGGAGGCTCCAATACCAGGTCAAGCACCCACTATCCCAAAAGATTATGCCATTAAGCAAGGGTGCATGAGTAGTTTTTATCACATCTCGAAAGTCTAAACAAATCCATTAATTGAATTTGCTGTCAACGTAATCCATAAAGACCATGCTAAAATTTAAGTCAGGAAGATGTCAACAATAATGACCGAAAGAAAGTTATTATTGGACTATGGGTTATAGGGACACTCCAAATTTTTTGCCGTGGGCGTGATAAGGTGTAATGAAAGTCCCACAATAGTTAATGTTACAGATATGACCTAAATATTGATTTCATCCATGTTTCAGAATGTTTTCCTCTTTAAGGACAAAACTTCCATTGTCCATCCATGTTTCTATTGTGCTAATTGAGTATGAACTAGCTTTCCATTCCAAATTTTCTACCTACCCATTTTCCCCCAATTCAAACAAgcattataaagaaaaatgtttgcaTAGTCAGATACGTGAAAgagtcatcaaatcaaacagaaaaaaaaattgatatccTTATATTTAAAATCAACAAAGTAAATTTTCCAATACCTGTGAAGTGTATAAAGGTTGCGAATACTTCTGTCTGCGTCAGGAGATAGATACTTCCCATCATCCCTATCAAGATCTAATTGTAAGGGGAACTCATAGCGGTCATTGATCTGTTTGCAATCAAGTTAATGGCCATTAAAGTTACAGGCGTCGAAGAGTAAGAGATTATTAATGCAGTACTaaaccaacaaaacaaaaatcattcatTTTATTCACATCCAGTGGCAAaataatcatcaaagtaaaacACAGACACACAACAAATATTTAAACACCAGAGTAGGAAAAGAAGTTTGGTGAGAAACAAATATTACAGGGTCAAATTCACAGAACCCCGAAATGGATATTTACTATTGGAACGTTAAAGCATGGATGAAGGCTGCATTACTAccagcaagaaaataaaataaaaagtataaatGTATACAAGAATATCAAAGGTGAAGggtttttattgaatttttaatcCAATACTAACCTTTACCATAGTGTCTCGTGCAAAATCATACTCAAACCGTTTTAACTGAAGCTGAAGAACAGGTGGAAAATCAATGAACAATACACCCTTTCTTGCTTCCTGAAAATGAAATCACAATCATGATGTAAAAAAATAACCAatctaaaatatgaaaaaatagtaGGTAATGAAGTTCATTCTGACAACCAAAAGCTAAAATACATGGTTAAAGATTTCACCTGTAAACCATACTGCTCTGCATGATACTTGTTATCACCCTCAAGCTGTTCTACTTCCACATACTTATCAAAAGAAGCATACACATCTGTACAGCCTTTGACATCAAGCTGAAGATCTACaatcaaataattgaaaatcaGAAGGTCTGCGAATAGAAGAATGATGTGTAAACAATGGCATCCTAAAGCCAAAAAATACCTACCATAAAATGATTCTTTTCTTGTTGATTTATAATCCACATTCATGCATTCAATATAGTTCATATGGTGGCCTTCAAACAACTTCTGTATAGTGCCTTCCACAACAGTTCCCTGAAAAGTGGAAGCCTCAATAAATAATCTTCGAGACATTATACGCAAGTATGAATTATCTACAGTAAAATCTAATTTACATACAAAATAACTATGAGAAACAACCATTAAAAAACCTTTACCTTCATTTTGTCTTCTAGCTTTTCAC is from Medicago truncatula cultivar Jemalong A17 chromosome 1, MtrunA17r5.0-ANR, whole genome shotgun sequence and encodes:
- the LOC11418867 gene encoding ubiquitin carboxyl-terminal hydrolase 12 isoform X3 codes for the protein MTITTTPPLENLEEDTEMLVPNSDAVVVEGPQPMEVVQAENTSTVDAVAVEDPPIGRFTWTIDNFSRLPKKHYSDVFTVGGYKWRILIFPKGNNAEHLSMYIDVADAGSMPYGWTRFAQFSLTVVNQVHSKYSVRKETQHQFNARESDWGFTNFMPLAELYDPSRGYVVEDRCILEADVNVRKDLDYWAHDSKKETGCVGLKNQGATCYMNSLLQTLYHIPYFRKAVYHMPTTENDMPSGSIPLALQSLFYKLQYNDSSVSTKELTKSFGWDTYDSFMQHDVQELNRVLCEKLEDKMKGTVVEGTIQKLFEGHHMNYIECMNVDYKSTRKESFYDLQLDVKGCTDVYASFDKYVEVEQLEGDNKYHAEQYGLQEARKGVLFIDFPPVLQLQLKRFEYDFARDTMVKINDRYEFPLQLDLDRDDGKYLSPDADRSIRNLYTLHSVLVHSGGVHGGHYYAYIRPTLSNQWFKFDDERVTKEDTNRALEEQYGGEEELPLTNPGFNNSPFKFTKYSNAYMLVYVRESDKDKIICNVDEKDIARHLQIRLKKEQEEKEKKKKEKAEAHLYTIVKIARDDDLHEQIGKDIFFDLVDHDKVRSFRIQKQMPFTIFKEEVAKEFGIPVEYQRFWMWAKRQNHTFRPSRPVTAQEEAQAVGQLREVSNKANNGELKLFLEIEMGQDLRPIPPPEKLKEELLLFFKLYEPSSQKLRYVGRLFVVGSRKPVDILKKLNEMAGFDPDEEIDLFEEIKFDPKIMCEHVDQKSTFRDNQLEDGDIICFQKSPPAGDGQQQYCYPDVPSFFEYVQNRQVVRFRFLEKPKEDEFSLELSKLHTYDDVVERVSQHLGLNDPSKIRLTSHNCYSQQPKPQPIKYRGVDHLSEMLVHYNQASDILYYEVLDIPLPELQNLKTLKIAFHHDAKDEVSTVMIIRLQKHSTVADVINDLKSKVDLSHPDAELRLVEVFNHKIYKIFHVNEKIENINDHYWTLRAEEIPEEEKSLGPHDRMIHVYHFLKDTAQNQMHVQNFGDPFFLVIREGETLADVKLRVQKKLQVPNEEFLKWKFAFVSLGRPEYLQDSDIISSRFQRRDIYGAWEQYLGLEHTDNSPKRSYTANQNRHAFDKPIKIYN
- the LOC11418867 gene encoding ubiquitin carboxyl-terminal hydrolase 12 isoform X5, producing MTITTTPPLENLEEDTEMLVPNSDAVVVEGPQPMEVQAENTSTVDAVAVEDPPIGRFTWTIDNFSRLPKKHYSDVFTVGGYKWRILIFPKGNNAEHLSMYIDVADAGSMPYGWTRFAQFSLTVVNQVHSKYSVRKETQHQFNARESDWGFTNFMPLAELYDPSRGYVVEDRCILEADVNVRKDLDYWAHDSKKETGCVGLKNQGATCYMNSLLQTLYHIPYFRKAVYHMPTTENDMPSGSIPLALQSLFYKLQYNDSSVSTKELTKSFGWDTYDSFMQHDVQELNRVLCEKLEDKMKGTVVEGTIQKLFEGHHMNYIECMNVDYKSTRKESFYDLQLDVKGCTDVYASFDKYVEVEQLEGDNKYHAEQYGLQEARKGVLFIDFPPVLQLQLKRFEYDFARDTMVKINDRYEFPLQLDLDRDDGKYLSPDADRSIRNLYTLHSVLVHSGGVHGGHYYAYIRPTLSNQWFKFDDERVTKEDTNRALEEQYGGEEELPLTNPGFNNSPFKFTKYSNAYMLVYVRESDKDKIICNVDEKDIARHLQIRLKKEQEEKEKKKKEKAEAHLYTIVKIARDDDLHEQIGKDIFFDLVDHDKVRSFRIQKQMPFTIFKEEVAKEFGIPVEYQRFWMWAKRQNHTFRPSRPVTAQEEAQAVGQLREVSNKANNGELKLFLEIEMGQDLRPIPPPEKLKEELLLFFKLYEPSSQKLRYVGRLFVVGSRKPVDILKKLNEMAGFDPDEEIDLFEEIKFDPKIMCEHVDQKSTFRDNQLEDGDIICFQKSPPAGDGQQQYCYPDVPSFFEYVQNRQVVRFRFLEKPKEDEFSLELSKLHTYDDVVERVSQHLGLNDPSKIRLTSHNCYSQQPKPQPIKYRGVDHLSEMLVHYNQASDILYYEVLDIPLPELQNLKTLKIAFHHDAKDEVSTVMIIRLQKHSTVADVINDLKSKVDLSHPDAELRLVEVFNHKIYKIFHVNEKIENINDHYWTLRAEEIPEEEKSLGPHDRMIHVYHFLKDTAQNQMHVQNFGDPFFLVIREGETLADVKLRVQKKLQVPNEEFLKWKFAFVSLGRPEYLQDSDIISSRFQRRDIYGAWEQYLGLEHTDNSPKRSYTANQNRHAFDKPIKIYN